Within Montipora foliosa isolate CH-2021 chromosome 3, ASM3666993v2, whole genome shotgun sequence, the genomic segment CATTACAAGACATACCTGATTACAAAGTCAAGTAAAGTGGGTTCTTCAAAGGCTGTTACTTTCTAAAacattattaattttctgaAGGAAGGCAAGACAataataggtgcggttacactagacctcttgcccatggggaaccttggggttacagcttgggttgggtttaccctgggttatgatcgactccccatttgcggttacacacttgtaaattacccaAGGGGAAGGTAAGCATTGGcctgttttggtgggaaacttacctttaagataagacaagatgagatttattagtttttccactaaatggtttttgaacaactaattacaatacaaaatacattaaaattaaggatttaaaaaaaaagtaaacatcgaagatctacatctgaacgacaaacttttctttggcttattttcGGTAATTGTCACGATCGGCCCTTCTCTTAAACTGTCCACCTCAATTAAGTTCAGCGATTCATCGCTTCATTTTAAGAAGGCAACAAAGACGTCGACTTCAGTTACGCTTTCTCTAGTCCTTGCAACtctccaatttataatttagacgtcgacttgctgctggccagaaaaggcgtgcttgggtatttccacgtctgcagttgtttacacagttcatcatagcatgtattttcctcgcgttcggcaatcttgtgattggttgagccgctttggggttttgttaaccataagacttacatctggaactgtcatgggcaattcttttgttctttttgacgtatccatggaaatttcccacaggaaattttcctttgggcagatcggttacacataaaaaattgcttcccCGTGGGAAAAAGCCACTTACCCAAGGGCAAAATGGCTAGTGTAACCGCAGCTATTGTAAAGAGGGTGAATCAGGAGGACAGATACCCCTCAAGAGCACAATGTTCAGAAGTAAATGCTCACGAATGGTAATGGCGTCAAATGATTTCAATCAATATTTGTTTGTCAAAATGATCATGAATTAACAAAATTCACTCTTCACTCTGACAAAAATTACAAGGTCATTTCTATCACTAGCTTCTTTTCATATTTTAAACTCATTTCTTATCTCTCCTGATTCTAACATTTAGGGACAGGTAGATGACAACAAGTTGTTACAAGATAATGTACACAGCTACATATGTATGTAACTCTAAAAAACTTACAGGTTCCTGTGTTGTACAAGCTCCATAGAGCTTGATGATGTTTTCGTGACTGATTCGAGACAACTGCTGCACCTGTTACCACAAAAAGCAATATTACAGTAGTGTGACATTACAGAGCGTTTAAAGAGTATGAGAATGGTAAACATTTGAAACCCTTACTTCAACAATAAAAGCCTTCTTTTCTGCCTCTGTTTCAATTGTCTTTACAGCAACAATAAACTTTTTTCTCCACAAAGCTTTTGTAACAACTCCAAACGCACCCCTTCCAACAGTCTgtccaaagaaaacaaacaaaagacatttaacaataatattacccCATCACTCCTTACACCTTAGTCCTGGAAGAATGTTAGACCATTCCATTCCATGAAACAGCGTAACGAAATACCAAAACActatgtatgaccccaccatacattgatgctcctaattcattgagattaagattaggattcagattaagccTGAGATTAGGAGCAGTAACATTTTAGggcctaggcctaaaacaatatttattctCAAATCCAATCTTTgtcagttagtattcaatgtatggtggggttatacatggtgttttggtgctttgttTCCATGTTTCGgtgttttgttgtttagtaatgtccttTTAAGACGGAGTAGCAAGAGACTATGTTTGACTATCCAACAGGCTGCTTTGTGAAGTTCTGTAATCTTAAAAGCATTCCTAGTACATCTTGATCTGTTATTCCTGCACAATCGACTGATGTATATAAGCCACTtgcttgtcttttcattgttataaaTTACCCTGATCTTTGTGCTAATGGCTGTTTTTGGTCCATACATGTAAATAGCTCATgattgttaattttcttttttttttaatattatagtCAATGAAGTCAACTTTAGGCTATGAAGAAATGAACGCACTCTTGCAAAAATGGACCACTCGTCTCGTCCAGTTTGAGTTCGGCCTCCCGTACTTGTTATGGCTTGTGGCACCAGCAATAATTTAACTCGTTTATTGCATAGAAGAAAGATGAACAGCTCCTCCAAGACAAAGCAACCATTGAACAATCTTCCTCCCCTCTCCCCTCCCAAAATGaccttaccccccccccccccccctagatTTTGGTTAGTCACATGATCAGGGTCTTACACAACAAGGCAGGGAACCAAGAAGGAAAAGAGAGTTATGCATTATGGGGTTTGAGGTTTGTGATTAAGTCGTATCTTAGACATACTCGCCAAAATTGGTGCTTAAACCTAATCATTAAACTTAATAAAGATGAtatgcggggggggggggggggggaaagcaAACCTGGGGGGTGACTTTGCCAGCTGAATGCGTGAGATTACCTCTATGTTTTCCAGCTCGGAGCTGTCAATTTCTTCAACAAATCCGGGCGGTGAATCAGGTTGCAGATCGTCTTCTTCGTCCATTTCTCGCTCCTTTATTCTCTTGTCAAGCAAAAGAGCCTTTGTAAATACGACGACCTACACTATTAGCTAGATGACAATTCTCGATTCGGGTGACAGTATCAATCCTAATAAGCGACCGAAGATTTTCAGAATGACCCCAACGATCCAAGAGGATTCTTTTATGAGCGTTCCAtctttatgtacatgtagtccGCAACAAAGCCATATGAAGACGGTCGAAGACCATATGAAACAGACACAGACGGGAAAACGGAACTAGTAATTCACGTGACAGCTGCCATGTTTGCCTTTATGCAAAGCCAATACATATCCCATGATGCTCGACGAATAAGCGCGCCAACAGACATGCTCAACTCGATTTCTTGGATACTTGGGACGATTGGGACATACGGCGACATCGGCTTTGGATCTTTGGAACGATTTTTCAACGATCAGCTTGTGTTCTCAACGGGTCATTTTACTATTTCAACTGTTTTAAGGTAATATTTTAGTTTAAAACTCACATTATGTTTCCAATGGAAGAAAATCATTGGGATTGCTGAATGACTTTTCTACATTGTGTGATCGGGTAATGTTTTCGGTTTCcgcttggttttgcatttaacgCAACCAGCTCGCTGCACTGATTTAATTTATGCTTTATAGTTCGCTCTTTAGTCTTAAAGAAATGTCATACTTAAAAATATTCTCGAGATGGTCAAACAATAAGCACAATAATCACCTCTGACAATGATCTGTGGTGTGAAgttgcattttattttatttcatttttatgtaatttaattttattacaatttaatggAACAGAAGTTACCCTGAATATTTAAATAAGCGAACTTTAATGTTAAGGTGAAGAGCGAAAATCCACGGGAAGGGAATTCCATATATAAACAATTCGATTTTAAAAGGTTAAattgtatactacttctccaAGAGAAGTTGCATACGAATAtatgcaactcatttccatttgatcCGGGTGAATGGCactgcaccaggactcgctttgaaaccgaggcatccagcaactcggaaatgggctgtTTGATGGCTCTGTTCTGAACTCTTTCCAGACTTAAATGTTCTTTAAAACGGTTTAGGTTGACCAGACCTCTAAGCCATATCCCTTGACTGCATGAACACAATCGATCATGATTATTTCAAGTGGTGGGGTTGTGTTAACTATTATTAAACAAGACAGTAGTTTGTTGTACAGTAACAGACACCTTTCAGttaattcccaatctggaggacaaaacaataagatttgttttgcatttgaatggtttgtttctctcaggggacagaacaaccattgttttgtcCTACTGAAATGGGTCTATTCAAGGATTGCATTGACATCTTGTTTAACATAAACAGGTTTTTCattaagaaataaaaagacAGGAGAATCATTTGGAAGAACAAAGCTTTTTTCCAATCATAATGCCCACTAAGAGAAAAATTTAGCGGAGAATTTTGCATAATAGCCGGAAAATTCACCAATCGCTAATGCTTGATAAAAACCTTTCAGCAGAGTACAAAATAATGGTTTGCATTGTTTGctttttgtctgtttgtttgtttttgctacATCTGTTAGATTTCTCTTGGACAAAAATGAGCTTAGCCGAAATTTGTGAAAATGCCAAGATGGCGCGTGAGTATGCCCTGCTTGGTAATTATGACACATCATTGGTGTATTATCAAGGTGTCATTCAGCAGATACAGAAACACATCCAGCAGCTCAAGGATGATGCTATTATGAAACAGGAATGGCACCAGGTTGGaacattttgttctttttaagccagataaaaatttatttaacatttGCATCTGGGCTTCATTTACTAAACACTAGTGTTAGTGGCTAAAGAGACAGAAAAATGATATTATTCAGGGCTCAAACTTGGCGGTGGTCTACTAGCCAAATACCAGtagattttgaattttgaccAGTGGATTTTCCTCAGTTGCTAGCCATCTTGGCTACTTAATATTCCCCTCTATAAATAACTTAGGTCTTCAAACattttcaacatgattttttcatttcaacaacTGGCatgaattaaagaaagaaagaaaaataattctATATTTGAAAAGTAATTCAATATTTGGTTTATACAAGTTTGTGTTTATTCGCTGACATATTGATTTTGCTTGATCGGGGAAACATGGAACCAAGTCGAATACCCATAATGCAATGCtatcaaaaacgcttgtccacCATCTTGAAATGCAAATTTACGATCGCCGCGCGTGATTGCTTTTGTTATGGATATCACTCCGCCAATATTTAatctttttgaataatttcttttttacatcaGAGATCCTATTTCGATCATTACTTTAACCGAAAAATCCAAATTTgacgaaaattgccaaactgaAGGTATATGTTAACCTTAAGATTTGGTTTCCCCACCCTGATTTTAAAGTAACACATCAGAGGAAAAACGGGAAGATGGAaattgttcatcattttgtcctTGGGCACTTACagtggcattttttttttttttttgtatcacaGGTGCGACAGTCAATTGTTAAGGAATATGACCAAGTCAAAGAAATCAATCAAACCCTAGCTAATTTCAAGAAGGATACTGTTCATTTTGGTGGGCCACGACGATCACATGAAGAGGAGCCAACCAGGGACCCTGATGTTTGGCCGCCACCAGCACCAGTTGAGAGAGACCACAGGTAAAAGAATAATTGGAGACTCGACGTGGTCAGTATGACAATAAATTATCATTATAGTGATACTCACTGTtgcgtcacctattgtcattaatatgccaaccagagatctaCTGACTGTTGAAAGAAAGgttgttttgttctgtggtCGGCAAAAGTGAAACATCAAAATTATTGTTATATAAACAATAAATATTGCTATCGGTAGAgatatttattttaattgcATGTGTTAAAGGGTAAATTTGATCACAGGTCAAAATGATTTTAACCTACACTGTAGGTTGATTTGAAATTTCTTCTTGTCTGGTATTTATTATCATAAATAGATACAAAGAAACTACAAATCAACCATTATTTTGACCTTTAGTCAAATGTAACCTGTAGCATATTTGCAATACATTTTGTaattattctcggttttcacatgacgtcacgaccgccatgttggtgcccctaaacaaagaaaaggcggccatgttggtgccccagccaaatcctccgggattctcactctattattatgcaaacgcttccttttgttttcgttgaaaaacatggctgttgatcacgtgagtgaaaaccagcaatactGGTAATAATTTATTGGCACAAATCCTTTCCCCTCAGAGATTTTATTTGGCCACATTAAATGaggttaaatgaaatttaacagaTATTTGCACATGCGTCCATTTCTTCCtgctatagaccttattcataaatggcggtcacatttataattcttttgtccaagcgtaaattagcctaccaagcctcattttagagcaacaaTTCCTTTCAATTCATTGTATGGTattgaggcttggtaggctaatttgcacttggactaaagaatcataaattgatctccatttatgaataaggtctatgggtTGTAGAGCTTATTTATCGGTGTGGAAGGAATAAGGAGCATTTTGTGTGGGGCGTTTAGCGGTTTTTTCCCCCTCCCTTTCCCCTCTACTTTCCATTGTTTATCACTGTGACAGGTGCCTGTCTTTTTGGGGGGCATGGGgactcatggctgggttgtcaggttttgccatcCATcagtgcagtctccatcttggagctggctgccaattggggaagctccaggatgtctcATGCATCCAACCTCCACTTAGCAACACAGTTGTTAATTTTTACTAAGTATCACACAGAGGCTTATAAATTCAAAGTTACCCCAGTAAGCCATGGGAACAAATTTGGTTTAagattggaatttttttcattttaggcCCTCCAAACCAGCCCCTCGTCCAGTGGTAAGGAAAAATGATGATTACAACCCCTCAGTGAATCGCGCATCTGCACCAAGCAAGCGTCCTGATCGTGACCGAGCTGCAGATAAAGGTGGGCGTAAGCCTGCTGGGGGTCCAAGTAATAAACCCTCACGTGATCCAAGACAGGGAGACAGGGTGCGTGGTCAACAGAAAggggacaaagacaaaggagcTGCCAAGAAAGAGCAAAAGGTGAGAATGGAATAGCTTGAACAACTTTTTACTTACAACGCTGTCCTACTGGTTACGAAGTACACTGTAgagttgtgtcacttatgaccctgtcggcacgtcctataaataattgaaattcctcacaaatacagtctgtgacaaaattccatggaacagtacacgactatactGATCTAAAGCTTTCGTGGCTTACTCTCCCCTCACCATGTTGTTTTCACGCGAGTTTCTAAGCCCATTTGCCAAAataacattgtgggagggcaaggtattgcgaagtgtttcaacaattttgttattattattattattattattattattattattattattattacatgtatttgttgGCAGGATGAAGCTAAAGGGAGTGATGGTGATGCAGATGGTGAGAAAAGATTTGATGGAAGTGGGTATGATAAAGACCTGGTAGAAGCTTTGGAAAGAGACATCCTACAAAAAAATCCCAATGTTCACTGGTATGGCATCATACTATACAGAATTTAACTATTCCTGGTATCTTTCTCACACACAACTGAGAGCCAAGCCGAGCCAACCATGCTTTATTAACACAGCCAAAACGTGATAACTACAACATAATAGACCCTATAGAAAATATCAGGAACTctattattttaacaaactgaATGGAATATGATAAACATCCTTAGGGTAAAAAAGCTGCAAAACTGCACTGAAAAAACCAATGAGTGGTTGGTAGGAGGGGCAGGTTAGTCAATGGTGGATGGCAAAAACAAAGTGAGCTGCCAACAAACCATGTGATGTAAAGACCCCCCACACGCTGGACCCATTCTCCCAGCTGTGTGTGAgaaaaacattattattttccACTTAATCTGTTCCTCAGCCAGTGGAAAAACTCACTTCGTGTAAATTAAAAgaactaaaaagaaaacaattttactAATAATGATTGTAAATTACAATAGACAGTAATTTATTATCTTACGCTATGATACCTTTAGGGTAGATATCTCAAGAACTTTCTAACAATCAGACCCAGCATAGCTGCAGCTTacacagggctcgaaattgcgagcaatacagtcgcatttgcgactaaatttttccctttgcgactaaaatatctagagaagttgcaaatttgcgacttgtcaCCTTCgctgttttgaaacaaaagggttagcagttgccactttgctgctacttttgctaaaataaataaagaaatgacaaaattattttgtttctcgctgtgaattttctctgaagatagcgtaattgtagagtaatttagctgcgatgttacgtgcacagctccatttcttcgatcattcgccattttcagcggtttctttacacacaagtattgcgggctcatattttctgctaaaccactgacaacacaatgcagcgcggcaattttgcgactaaaatttgcgaaattgcgactaaattttcatatcttatcgcaaaatgcaactggattttttcgttaatttcgagccctgttacAGTCTTATTTGTTTCTTACTGACAGCCCTAAagtaatgaaatgaaaatgtgCAACTATCACGAATAAAAATATGATTGTCCTTTCCAGTCAGTTTGTTACCCCATTCCACTCGGTTTGAAAGTGTgaaatggaataataattattatgattctCAAACATGACTTTTACTGTTTTTGTAACTTAGTTGGTGGGTTTTTCTGATTCATTGTTCATGCAGGAGTGATATTGCCGGATTGAGTGAGGCGAAGAAGTTATTAGAGGAAGCCGTTGTTTTGCCTCTCCTCATGCCTGACTATTTCACTGGCATCCGTCGTCCATGGAAGGTGCAATAGTTTCTTTGTTACAAAATGAAGTGAACCCATATTGGTTTGAGTTTGTGCAGGACCAGTGTATTCAGACCTAAAttttaaaacatgcaaacaaTCTGCATCAATGAAGCCTAACACATCACCGTCCCTTCTTAAAATTgcaaggcatagcttgtttttcttgcatGCTATTTTTAGCCACTGTTAAGATTTCATAGGGAAACACTTTTGTTAATGTGTTTTTTTAGTCATCTAAAGACCTTAATGTTCATGATTTTGAACCATTATACACAAATGCTTGTTTCTTAAAGAGTTCGTTGCATATGATATTCATAAGAGTGACCTTTCATGCAACCATATCTATTGATGACATGTCataaattgcctttttttttttactcaggGAGTGTGTATGGTAGGCCCACCCGGAACAGGGAAGACAATGTTGGCCAAAGCTGTTGCCACTGAGTGTGGTACGACTTTCTTCAATGTTACGTCGTCAACCCTGACATCTAAGTATCGTGGAGAGTCTGAAAAACTTGTTAGGCTGCTTTTTGAAATGGTACGTTATTACCAAGGTTTGTTTCATGGCCCAGTTTTTCAAGATCCAATTAACATTAATCTGTAGTTAAATACAAACCCAGGCTTTAACATTGTAACTCTGTGCTGAAGGAAAGCAAAGGCCTGTTCAATTTTGAAAGTTAAACTGCATTTTAAGTTTCCTGTAAGCCAGGGTTACAGTGTACATTTTTGTGCAGGATTAATACATTTAAGTTCAGCGAAACAACACTGCAAATGTGACATTTTCCAAAAACAGTGTTGTAGTCCTAGTGCCTAAAGGACCAAAATATTGTAATTTGACAGTGGGGTTATTTGTAGCTTTGTTTTGTTATGGTTGtcatttttagttgttttttggTGGGATTTGTTTTGACAATAACATGCTGTTTACACAATAGACAAGGACCTGGGATTACACACTGCACTCCAGCAATTCGGTACAACTAAATTTGTCTTAATTGCTTCAAGATAACAATATTTAACTAATACCATTCAAAATGCACTTATAACAATTGAGAGAAATTCGCATTTAAAGTGCAGATCATGGAGAGGATTTACAACGATTTGAGGCAACTgtcaagataatattttttttggtcTTACATAGGCTAGGTTTTATGCCCCAAGTACGATTTTCATTGACGAGATTGACTCAATCTGTAGCAAGCGAGGGTCTGACAGTGAACATGAAGCCAGCAGAAGAGTGAAATCCGAGCTGCTAATACAGATGGATGGTAAGTATTACAATGGTGAACCTTGTGATGTATGTTCAAGAACGTATCACTATCTGTAGAACAGCTTGAGAGGTGTACATGTTGCCTGTGAGCATGCTCACTTGTTTGGGTTCTGAGCAATTATTTTGTGGTGGAACCACCAGTGCATGAGAATGGGGCACTCATACTTTGCATGTTGGCTGCTCGACTGCCAAAATACTCACTCGATACCCCTAGCAAAAGTGAACCTGCTCACAGGCCATCAGAGCTGGTGTCCGACAGGTTGATGTAGTCGAGGAGCAATCCAGCAAGTGTGAGGAGAATCGTTGGTAACTTAATGATCCTCACCACCAGAGGCACTATTACACTGAATTACTTGGTTAAAGAAGAACAACTCTGCAATTGAACAGGCTACCGGGAAATTACTCTACTGAAAGGCAAGCATGTtgaaagatcagctttccaaaacaagcggttggcagtttcacaaatggttttttgggcccgaaaagatATCGGGACTTTCGTGAAACGACTTTCTCTGACTTTCGTGAAACGAGCCCCAGGACAAAGCTGCCACGTGTTTGAATGATTGCACAAATAGAGAGTGAATTTTAATATCCAAATACCCAAGACTGGAAACTACATTTAGAACATTTGAAAAATTGCCATTGGTCAGCCAAAAGGCTTTCCATTTTGTGTGTagaagtttttttattttctaagTTCCGTGTGTATGATTTGGTGTGGGGCATTTATGTTGGTACAGCTGTAAAAAGGGTGGGAGTTGTGTTGATTTGTCATGATTAATAAAATGTGCTTTGTTTTCCGTAGGCGTCGGTGGAGGTACTGCTGAGAGTGGCCCTCAGCTTGTTATGGTGTTAGCTGCCACTAACTTCCCTTGGGATTTGGACGAGGCTCTACGCAGGAGACTGgagaagagaatttacattccTCTGCCTGAAAGTACGGTCAAAGTGTATAATTATTTATGTTGACATGCTATCCTCAGAGGGCTAGTTCGACGGGGTTCCACTAGCCTGCAAGCCTgattggcataattttattgttttgggGAGTTGTGAGATATCACCCCTGGGCAGAAAATCGACACTCCCCGGGTGGGCAAAAGGAACAACTTGCAACGATTACTGAAGATACTACTACTCTCAGTTGAATATGCCACTTGGGAAGTTTGGTAACAAAGTTTCAGCGTGAAGCTGGCAAAGACAACTTGCTTCGTTTCCAAGGATTGACGTCATTTAACTTGTTATGGTTACCAGTTTCATTTAACCGTTTGTAGATTTTTGCGGGCTTCATCACTCATGACGTCAAGGCCCTAAAAGTTACTCTTGGAAACGAAGCAAGTTGCCCTTGCCAACATAAGAACTCAAACTTTGAAACTTCGTCGCGAAACTTCCTAAGTGGCGTACTCAACTGAAAATCGTAGTTTGAAGAACTATGTATATTGAATTATGAACAGAAGCAAATAATCGTAGTTGTGAACATTACttaagcagtaacgaaaggaaagcttGAAACAGAACTTGAACCCAGGCTTAAACGGAATTTGGACCCAGGACCTCTGCGATAATGACGCcgtgctctaccaactgagctgctTTCG encodes:
- the LOC137996473 gene encoding katanin p60 ATPase-containing subunit A-like 1, which produces MSLAEICENAKMAREYALLGNYDTSLVYYQGVIQQIQKHIQQLKDDAIMKQEWHQVRQSIVKEYDQVKEINQTLANFKKDTVHFGGPRRSHEEEPTRDPDVWPPPAPVERDHRPSKPAPRPVVRKNDDYNPSVNRASAPSKRPDRDRAADKGGRKPAGGPSNKPSRDPRQGDRVRGQQKGDKDKGAAKKEQKDEAKGSDGDADGEKRFDGSGYDKDLVEALERDILQKNPNVHWSDIAGLSEAKKLLEEAVVLPLLMPDYFTGIRRPWKGVCMVGPPGTGKTMLAKAVATECGTTFFNVTSSTLTSKYRGESEKLVRLLFEMARFYAPSTIFIDEIDSICSKRGSDSEHEASRRVKSELLIQMDGVGGGTAESGPQLVMVLAATNFPWDLDEALRRRLEKRIYIPLPETVGRLELLKINLRGVNMSEDVVLEEIAKKMEGYSGADITNVCRDASMMAMRRRIRGLTPEQIKNLPKEELDLPVNMEDFGLALNKVAKSVSDADIKKYEEWMKEFGAT